A region of Massilia sp. WG5 DNA encodes the following proteins:
- a CDS encoding CheR family methyltransferase encodes MEIEKRPGRVPFPVVGIGASAGGYPALMTLLQNMPPSPGMALVVILHLAADEPSNADRLLQSATDMPVVQVTHTMPVLPDKVYVIPPDRSLGMRDGELVLDRLDRSGGRVVAIDIFLHTLAEAHREYAIGIVLSGMGSDGTAGLGRIKEMGGVTIVQLPGDAEHGSMPRSAIESGMADFVLKADQMPHKLVELRDTMLAIRRKASAGTRLDGVPLDLGPRPEVALRDVLAVLHERTGHDFTHYRRPTVLRRLERRLQVRAAPDLAGYYQLLRKDSAEAHALLKDLLIGVTSFYRDREAFEALDRVALPDLFQTGRAPLRAWVAACSTGEEAYTVAMLLAGQAAHGDEDRQWQLFASDIDEHAIEVARAGLYPASITESVPAPQLERWFTREGEQYKVRKSLRDHVLFARHNLLQEPAFSRLDLISCRNFLIYLNREMHRHLLQQFHFALNPGGYLMLGSAESVEAATDLFVPVDAAQKIYRARHVARVVHAPAVPAPRRAAATPAMATGPQPAAPPAGPEPAASAMRRGRLFSFADIHLHKAAELAPPSVLLDAEGDILHISEQAVDFLRQAGGEPTRELARLLPPELQLALRVALFQARQTGRQAATGALRCERAGKACTVDLQVLPFQDPHAEGGLVLVRFVELPDAAPQAAPASPQDQAMLRQLDEELHRTRRQLRETIEQAETAGKEMRLYSEEMQTTVEELRSSAAELERSRASLLSANQELSASNSELQRRATETAKAHDDLVNLVASSDVATIFLDREMRILRYTPRVAGFFNVIPADLGRPLHHITTRLDYPRLAEDAAEVFVTLQAMEREVRSKDGRDYIVRVHPYRTIEHRIDGAVMTFFDITGRRAAEEALRKSEERFRLFVTASSDVLYRMSADWRQMRSLEGRDFLATTGTPSDGWLDTYIPVDERPRVQAEIARAIAGRRPFECEHRVIGKDGAIAWTFSRAIPLLDAGGGIVEWFGAVVDITRRKRDEELLRESEARLHTMFESLPVGVGVYSAAGTALMANRIMHRYLPTGLMPSRDRDRGPRWRAWRADGSPVAFEDFPGARAMRGERVVPGIEMLYRQDDGRETWTQVASAPVSDDQGGATGELTVVVMDIDDLKRTEEALRENETRLRELLGDLALAVWETDAEGRVVTDSPSWRNVTGQRVEEWMGEGWLDALHPDDRPVVMREWKNAVARRGPIDIGYRLRIPGGGWRRCRGRAFPLFNIDGTVRKWVGVNVAGDSDEQT; translated from the coding sequence ATGGAGATCGAAAAGCGGCCCGGCCGCGTGCCCTTTCCGGTGGTCGGCATCGGCGCCTCGGCGGGCGGCTATCCGGCCCTGATGACGCTGCTGCAGAACATGCCGCCCAGCCCCGGCATGGCGCTGGTGGTCATCCTGCACCTGGCCGCGGACGAGCCGAGCAACGCCGACCGCCTGCTGCAGAGCGCGACCGACATGCCGGTGGTGCAGGTCACCCACACCATGCCGGTGCTGCCCGACAAGGTCTACGTGATCCCGCCCGACCGCAGCCTCGGCATGCGCGACGGCGAGCTGGTGCTCGACCGCCTGGACCGCAGCGGCGGCCGCGTGGTCGCGATCGACATCTTCCTGCACACGCTGGCCGAGGCGCACCGCGAGTATGCGATCGGCATCGTGCTGTCCGGGATGGGCTCGGACGGCACCGCCGGCCTGGGCCGCATCAAGGAGATGGGCGGCGTGACCATCGTGCAGCTGCCGGGCGACGCAGAACACGGCAGCATGCCGCGCTCGGCCATCGAATCCGGCATGGCCGATTTCGTGCTGAAGGCGGACCAGATGCCGCACAAGCTGGTCGAACTGCGCGACACCATGCTGGCGATCCGCCGCAAGGCCAGCGCCGGCACCCGGCTCGACGGCGTGCCGCTCGACCTGGGGCCGCGTCCCGAGGTGGCCCTGCGCGACGTGCTGGCCGTGCTGCATGAGCGCACCGGCCACGATTTCACGCACTACCGGCGACCGACCGTGCTGCGCCGGCTGGAGCGGCGCCTGCAGGTGCGCGCCGCGCCCGACCTGGCCGGCTATTACCAGCTGCTGCGGAAGGATTCGGCCGAAGCGCACGCGCTGCTGAAGGACCTCCTGATCGGCGTGACCAGCTTCTACCGCGACCGCGAGGCCTTCGAGGCGCTCGACCGGGTGGCGCTGCCGGACCTGTTCCAGACCGGCCGCGCGCCGCTGCGCGCCTGGGTGGCCGCCTGTTCGACCGGCGAGGAAGCCTACACGGTCGCCATGCTGCTGGCGGGCCAGGCCGCGCACGGCGACGAGGACCGCCAGTGGCAGCTGTTCGCCTCCGACATCGACGAGCATGCGATCGAGGTGGCGCGCGCCGGCCTGTATCCGGCATCGATCACCGAATCCGTGCCCGCGCCGCAGCTGGAGCGCTGGTTCACCCGCGAGGGCGAGCAATACAAGGTGCGCAAGAGCCTGCGCGACCATGTCCTGTTCGCCCGCCACAACCTGCTGCAGGAGCCGGCCTTCTCGCGCCTCGACCTGATCAGCTGCCGCAACTTCCTGATCTACCTGAACCGCGAGATGCACCGCCATCTGCTGCAGCAGTTCCACTTCGCGCTGAACCCCGGCGGCTACCTGATGCTGGGCAGCGCCGAGTCGGTGGAGGCGGCCACCGACCTGTTCGTGCCGGTCGACGCGGCGCAGAAGATCTACCGGGCCCGGCATGTCGCGCGGGTCGTCCACGCACCGGCCGTGCCGGCGCCGCGCCGTGCAGCGGCCACGCCGGCCATGGCAACCGGTCCCCAGCCCGCCGCGCCGCCAGCCGGTCCGGAACCGGCGGCCTCCGCGATGCGGCGCGGGCGCCTGTTTTCCTTCGCCGATATCCACCTGCACAAGGCGGCCGAGCTGGCCCCGCCCAGCGTCCTGCTGGATGCGGAAGGGGACATCCTGCACATCTCCGAGCAGGCCGTGGACTTCCTGCGCCAGGCCGGCGGCGAGCCGACCCGCGAACTGGCCCGGCTGCTGCCGCCGGAGCTGCAGCTGGCCTTGCGGGTCGCCCTGTTCCAGGCCCGTCAGACGGGACGCCAGGCCGCCACCGGCGCACTGCGCTGCGAGCGAGCGGGGAAAGCGTGCACGGTGGACTTGCAGGTGCTGCCCTTCCAGGATCCGCATGCCGAAGGCGGCCTGGTGCTGGTCCGCTTCGTCGAGCTGCCGGACGCCGCGCCGCAGGCGGCGCCGGCATCGCCGCAGGACCAGGCGATGCTGCGCCAGCTCGACGAGGAGCTGCACCGGACCCGCCGGCAGCTGCGCGAGACCATCGAGCAGGCCGAGACGGCCGGCAAGGAGATGCGCCTCTACAGCGAGGAAATGCAGACCACGGTCGAGGAGCTGCGCAGCTCCGCGGCGGAGCTGGAGCGCAGCCGCGCCAGCCTGCTGTCGGCCAACCAGGAACTGAGCGCCTCCAATAGCGAGCTGCAGCGCCGCGCCACGGAAACCGCCAAGGCCCACGACGACCTGGTCAACCTGGTCGCATCGAGCGACGTCGCCACCATCTTCCTCGACCGCGAGATGCGCATCCTGCGCTACACGCCGCGCGTCGCCGGGTTCTTCAACGTGATCCCGGCGGACCTCGGGCGGCCGCTGCACCACATCACCACCCGGCTCGACTATCCGCGCCTGGCCGAGGACGCGGCCGAGGTCTTCGTCACCCTGCAGGCAATGGAGCGCGAGGTGCGCAGCAAGGACGGGCGCGACTACATCGTGCGCGTGCATCCCTACCGCACCATCGAGCACCGCATCGACGGCGCGGTGATGACCTTCTTCGACATCACCGGCCGCCGCGCCGCCGAGGAGGCGCTGCGCAAGAGCGAGGAACGGTTCCGCCTGTTCGTCACGGCCAGCTCGGACGTGCTGTACCGGATGAGCGCCGACTGGCGCCAGATGCGCAGCCTGGAAGGCAGGGACTTCCTGGCCACCACCGGCACGCCCAGCGACGGCTGGCTCGATACCTATATCCCCGTCGACGAGCGTCCCAGGGTGCAGGCCGAGATCGCACGCGCCATCGCCGGGCGCCGCCCCTTCGAATGCGAGCACCGCGTGATCGGCAAGGATGGCGCCATTGCCTGGACGTTTTCGCGCGCGATCCCGCTGCTCGACGCCGGTGGCGGCATCGTCGAATGGTTCGGGGCGGTGGTCGACATCACCCGCCGCAAGCGCGACGAGGAACTGCTGCGCGAAAGCGAGGCCCGGCTGCACACGATGTTCGAGAGCCTGCCGGTCGGAGTCGGGGTCTACAGCGCCGCCGGGACGGCCCTGATGGCGAACCGGATCATGCATCGCTACCTGCCGACCGGCCTCATGCCCTCGCGCGATCGCGACCGCGGCCCGCGCTGGCGCGCCTGGCGCGCGGACGGGAGCCCGGTCGCCTTCGAGGATTTTCCCGGCGCACGTGCGATGCGCGGCGAGCGGGTGGTGCCCGGCATCGAGATGCTGTACCGCCAGGACGACGGCCGCGAGACCTGGACCCAGGTCGCTTCCGCGCCGGTCAGCGACGACCAGGGCGGCGCCACCGGCGAGCTGACGGTGGTCGTGATGGACATCGATGACCTGAAGCGCACCGAGGAGGCGCTGCGCGAGAACGAGACCCGCCTGCGCGAGCTGCTCGGCGACCTGGCGCTGGCCGTGTGGGAAACCGATGCCGAGGGCAGGGTCGTGACCGACTCGCCGAGCTGGCGCAACGTCACCGGCCAGCGTGTCGAGGAATGGATGGGCGAGGGCTGGCTCGATGCGCTCCACCCAGACGACCGTCCCGTGGTCATGCGGGAATGGAAGAACGCGGTGGCGCGGCGCGGCCCGATCGACATCGGCTACCGCCTGCGTATCCCGGGCGGCGGCTGGCGACGCTGCCGGGGCCGCGCCTTCCCCCTGTTTAATATCGACGGTACGGTACGCAAGTGGGTCGGGGTGAACGTGGCCGGAGACAGCGATGAACAGACTTAG